From the genome of Desmospora profundinema, one region includes:
- a CDS encoding NAD(P)/FAD-dependent oxidoreductase: MANRHAEVLVIGGGITGASIAYHLLNSGISKVVLCEQHRLPGVGATRMSGGLIRMHHTHPSQMKLAWESYYTYAYWPEVIGGSCGFRVTGFAMIVGPEQVDSMQRNVAEMEREGIPVWMLTPEEYKQWQPFCSTERIGGVAYEPGGGYADPVAATLGFITRAQQLGLKVMEGTRVERLLIEQGNVCGIHTNTGPLFADHVILCGNTWVKGLLDELDVKLPITSRAIGVCLLDWCGGGSTPIWTTVDDSLGTYYRSNGPNQLLVGLKLDQENPFVNKQEAAGYSEMIKAKQNIRHRFPHVSAISGSRLSFDGYTPDQHPMIGSVSGHKNVVVATGFSGGGFKIAPAVGRNVAEYILTGNISPGMKEWAPDRFEKGKNLKAVHPYVHL; the protein is encoded by the coding sequence TTGGCTAACAGACATGCGGAGGTGCTTGTCATTGGTGGTGGGATCACCGGTGCGAGTATCGCTTATCATTTGTTAAACAGCGGGATTTCAAAGGTTGTATTATGTGAACAGCACCGCCTTCCAGGGGTGGGGGCCACTCGCATGTCCGGTGGTTTAATCCGGATGCACCATACTCATCCGTCTCAAATGAAACTTGCCTGGGAGAGTTATTACACTTATGCCTATTGGCCTGAAGTGATCGGGGGAAGTTGCGGCTTCCGGGTAACGGGTTTTGCCATGATCGTGGGTCCGGAACAAGTGGACTCTATGCAGCGGAATGTGGCTGAAATGGAGAGGGAAGGCATTCCGGTTTGGATGTTAACCCCGGAAGAATATAAACAATGGCAGCCTTTTTGTTCCACGGAGCGAATCGGTGGTGTAGCATATGAACCCGGTGGTGGATATGCCGATCCTGTGGCTGCGACCCTGGGCTTTATAACCCGGGCGCAGCAGTTGGGGCTAAAGGTAATGGAAGGGACCAGAGTGGAGCGTTTGCTGATCGAACAGGGAAATGTCTGTGGGATCCACACCAATACCGGCCCTTTATTTGCCGATCATGTCATTTTGTGCGGAAACACTTGGGTAAAGGGTTTGCTGGATGAACTGGATGTGAAATTGCCGATCACTTCCAGAGCCATTGGTGTTTGTCTACTGGATTGGTGTGGCGGAGGAAGCACTCCTATCTGGACAACAGTGGATGATTCGCTGGGTACCTATTACCGAAGTAATGGACCGAACCAATTGTTGGTCGGATTAAAGTTAGATCAGGAAAATCCCTTCGTAAATAAGCAGGAGGCTGCCGGTTACAGCGAGATGATAAAAGCGAAACAAAATATCCGGCACCGCTTCCCTCATGTGTCCGCCATATCGGGAAGCAGGCTTAGTTTTGACGGTTACACTCCGGATCAACACCCTATGATCGGTTCTGTTTCGGGACACAAAAATGTGGTGGTGGCAACCGGCTTTAGTGGCGGCGGCTTTAAGATTGCCCCAGCGGTTGGCAGAAATGTGGCGGAATACATTCTTACTGGAAACATTTCTCCTGGAATGAAAGAATGGGCCCCTGACCGATTTGAAAAAGGCAAGAACCTAAAAGCGGTTCACCCGTACGTTCATTTGTAA
- a CDS encoding Lrp/AsnC family transcriptional regulator — MDHIDLKILERLQEDARLTFSQLARELHLSHPSVAERVRRLQDKGVIEKFTARVPPQKVNRSVLVIIQVGEIKIPCKEFEKEIQAEPAILECHRVTGSISYFIKAAVPSMSELEKLVDKLTPISRVYTSVVLSSPITSRTLLPLPVEADHKR; from the coding sequence ATGGACCACATCGACCTTAAGATATTGGAACGGCTTCAAGAGGATGCCCGGCTTACATTCAGTCAGCTGGCAAGGGAGCTTCACCTCAGCCATCCCAGTGTGGCGGAACGGGTGCGGCGACTTCAGGATAAAGGCGTGATTGAAAAATTTACAGCACGGGTTCCGCCGCAAAAAGTAAACAGAAGCGTGCTGGTGATTATTCAAGTAGGAGAGATTAAAATCCCGTGTAAAGAATTTGAAAAAGAAATACAAGCGGAACCGGCAATCCTGGAGTGTCATCGTGTCACCGGTTCCATCAGTTATTTCATCAAAGCGGCAGTGCCTTCCATGAGCGAGTTGGAAAAATTGGTGGACAAACTGACTCCAATCAGCCGCGTCTACACATCGGTCGTGCTGTCTTCCCCCATTACATCCCGAACCTTGCTTCCCTTGCCGGTTGAAGCTGATCATAAAAGATAA
- a CDS encoding aspartate aminotransferase family protein, whose amino-acid sequence MKELVSQADWKDYLSPVWPHFSDIMADRGMGAALIDQNGDRYLDFTSGIGVTNTGHCHPRVVKAIQNQAEKLLHGQATIFYHKPMQDLVTELRQVVPSSLNSFFFSNSGSEAVESAIKLARHATGRTNLICFQGGYHGRTVGAMSVTTAKRIYRLHYQPLMPGVIVAPFPSSEEETERCLEALEQLLFTQTAPAETAAMIVEPVLGEGGYMVPSATFLQGLRSICDQHGILLILDEVQSGFGRTGTFFAFEHFRILPDILIMAKGMASGLPLSGIASSRERMEKWIQGSHGGTYGGNPLACAAAAETIRVIHDEHLVERSAKAGRQLVHLLQAVTRTHPSLVEVRGLGLMVGCEFRDGNGKPDGKKASEIRRRCLEKGLLLLTCGTHDHVIRWIPPLVVTEQELHHAVSLFAESVAETGDRLG is encoded by the coding sequence ATGAAAGAACTAGTCAGCCAAGCGGATTGGAAAGATTATTTGTCACCGGTATGGCCCCATTTTAGCGATATTATGGCAGATCGTGGAATGGGAGCTGCCTTGATAGATCAAAATGGAGATCGTTATCTGGATTTCACCTCGGGAATCGGTGTGACCAATACAGGTCATTGTCATCCCAGGGTAGTAAAAGCGATTCAAAACCAAGCAGAAAAACTGCTCCACGGCCAGGCTACTATCTTCTACCACAAGCCGATGCAGGATCTTGTGACAGAGCTTCGTCAAGTGGTCCCCTCTTCCTTGAACAGCTTTTTCTTTTCCAATAGTGGAAGTGAGGCGGTCGAGAGTGCAATCAAGTTGGCGCGGCATGCCACAGGGCGGACCAATCTCATCTGTTTTCAAGGGGGGTACCACGGTCGTACGGTGGGAGCCATGTCTGTTACAACCGCCAAACGCATTTATCGCCTTCACTACCAACCGTTAATGCCGGGAGTGATCGTGGCCCCCTTTCCCTCTTCAGAGGAAGAGACCGAACGGTGTCTGGAGGCGTTGGAACAATTATTGTTCACTCAGACAGCCCCTGCGGAAACCGCTGCTATGATTGTGGAACCGGTGCTTGGAGAGGGAGGATATATGGTTCCATCAGCCACTTTTCTGCAAGGATTGCGAAGTATTTGTGATCAGCACGGGATTTTACTAATCCTGGATGAAGTGCAGAGCGGTTTTGGCCGGACAGGAACCTTTTTCGCCTTTGAGCATTTCCGCATTTTACCGGACATCCTCATTATGGCTAAAGGGATGGCTTCCGGATTGCCGTTAAGTGGAATTGCATCCAGCCGGGAGCGGATGGAGAAGTGGATTCAGGGGTCCCACGGTGGAACATATGGAGGGAACCCCTTGGCATGTGCAGCTGCAGCGGAAACCATACGAGTGATTCACGACGAACATCTGGTGGAACGATCTGCGAAAGCGGGTAGGCAGTTGGTGCATTTGCTTCAAGCAGTGACACGAACCCATCCCAGTCTCGTTGAGGTGCGCGGTTTGGGACTGATGGTGGGGTGTGAATTCCGGGATGGAAATGGGAAGCCCGATGGAAAAAAAGCAAGTGAGATACGCCGACGTTGCTTAGAGAAAGGGTTACTTCTCCTTACTTGCGGCACCCATGATCATGTGATCCGATGGATTCCCCCCTTAGTGGTTACCGAGCAGGAGCTGCATCACGCAGTCTCTCTTTTCGCGGAAAGTGTGGCGGAAACGGGGGATCGTCTTGGCTAA
- a CDS encoding cupin domain-containing protein codes for MKIQRLDRENLGFEYNLYAQRTFPWKQVVTPPFEGAWCVLPPGQQSTPHSHEEKETFIIVKGTGQVVTDHEKDVVKTGDVIYFEPHTEHSIINIGGEDLEFFSVWWWDKQNQIQTAEDYSI; via the coding sequence ATGAAAATTCAACGCTTGGATCGAGAAAATTTGGGATTTGAGTACAATCTATATGCACAGCGCACCTTTCCCTGGAAGCAGGTTGTTACACCACCGTTTGAAGGAGCATGGTGTGTCTTGCCGCCTGGACAACAATCAACCCCGCACAGTCATGAAGAAAAAGAGACGTTTATTATTGTAAAGGGTACCGGACAAGTGGTGACGGATCATGAGAAGGATGTGGTAAAAACAGGGGATGTGATCTATTTTGAACCGCATACCGAACACAGCATTATCAATATAGGCGGCGAAGATCTGGAATTTTTCTCCGTATGGTGGTGGGATAAACAAAACCAAATTCAGACGGCTGAGGACTACAGTATTTAA
- the cysE gene encoding serine O-acetyltransferase: MGQGAGLLTIMRSDIRAVFDNDPAARSLPEVIFTYSGLHAIWLHRIAHILHRNKYFFLARALSQLARFATGIEIHPGAVIGKGFFIDHGMGVVIGETCEIGDYVTLYQGVTLGGTGKERGKRHPTIHHHVLISAGAKILGAITVGANAKIGAGSVVLKDVPENSTVVGIPGKVVIKDGKSVKQPLDHTHLPDPVTQAFRKTERELWLLWVSMHKIHHQLNESKKEKPKVN, translated from the coding sequence ATGGGACAAGGTGCTGGATTACTTACAATCATGCGATCCGATATTCGGGCAGTATTTGATAATGACCCTGCAGCCCGCTCGTTACCGGAGGTGATATTCACATACTCCGGATTGCATGCGATCTGGCTTCACCGCATCGCCCATATTCTACATAGAAATAAGTACTTCTTTTTGGCAAGAGCACTATCACAACTAGCCCGTTTTGCCACAGGTATTGAAATCCATCCCGGTGCTGTAATTGGAAAAGGGTTCTTCATCGATCATGGGATGGGGGTCGTCATTGGGGAAACATGTGAAATCGGCGATTATGTCACGCTTTATCAAGGTGTGACACTGGGGGGAACCGGAAAAGAAAGAGGGAAAAGACATCCAACCATTCACCATCATGTGTTGATATCTGCAGGTGCCAAAATACTAGGTGCCATCACGGTAGGTGCAAACGCAAAAATCGGTGCCGGATCGGTTGTCTTAAAAGATGTCCCTGAAAACTCTACTGTTGTAGGAATCCCAGGTAAAGTTGTCATCAAAGACGGAAAATCTGTAAAACAACCGTTAGACCATACCCATTTACCAGACCCCGTCACTCAAGCATTTCGAAAAACAGAACGTGAATTATGGTTGCTATGGGTAAGCATGCATAAGATTCATCACCAGTTAAATGAATCGAAAAAGGAAAAGCCGAAAGTAAACTAA
- a CDS encoding helix-turn-helix domain-containing protein encodes MQELSLGPVIKDLRLRLGMTQKQLAEGICTQAEISRIESGKNVPCVDILYAISRKCGVTMNYFFSRRHDVDDSYILTTKETIRDMVHEKRYEEVRTLVEEAIENPCFQDPHEQKFLWWHKGIIFYYLDQDDVSASKALQYAISMKTSALSITEIDVEIMITQANILLETGMIREAIRRYETCLAEFKRLSEKKNPLIYIRILYNMGLALDCLGKYQEAIERIELAIKYCKRERTLYLLGELYYQLSFSQYNLNKVGAALEYATLAYSLFRVMDKADRLKNTENLLYSIKEKLRYGVML; translated from the coding sequence ATGCAGGAGCTAAGTTTGGGTCCGGTTATTAAGGATCTTCGGTTGCGATTGGGAATGACTCAAAAGCAATTGGCGGAAGGCATTTGTACCCAAGCGGAGATCAGCAGAATTGAAAGCGGAAAGAATGTTCCATGCGTCGATATTTTGTACGCGATCAGCAGAAAGTGCGGGGTCACCATGAATTATTTTTTCAGTAGAAGACATGATGTGGATGATAGTTACATATTGACTACCAAAGAGACCATTCGGGATATGGTCCATGAAAAACGATATGAAGAAGTGAGAACGCTTGTGGAGGAAGCGATTGAAAATCCATGTTTTCAAGATCCCCACGAACAAAAATTTTTATGGTGGCATAAAGGAATAATCTTCTATTATCTGGACCAAGATGATGTTTCTGCGAGTAAAGCTTTGCAATATGCTATAAGCATGAAGACGTCAGCATTATCAATCACGGAGATCGATGTGGAGATAATGATCACCCAAGCAAATATATTATTGGAAACAGGCATGATTCGAGAGGCAATACGAAGATACGAAACGTGCCTGGCGGAGTTTAAGCGTCTATCAGAAAAAAAAAATCCTCTCATCTACATTCGAATTCTATACAACATGGGGCTCGCACTAGACTGTTTGGGAAAATATCAAGAGGCAATCGAACGCATCGAACTAGCCATCAAATACTGCAAACGGGAACGAACCCTCTATTTATTAGGGGAGCTGTATTATCAGCTCAGCTTTTCACAGTACAACTTAAACAAAGTGGGAGCTGCCCTGGAGTACGCTACCTTGGCCTATAGCCTATTCCGGGTGATGGATAAAGCGGACCGTCTAAAGAATACAGAGAATTTGTTGTATTCAATCAAAGAGAAGCTGCGATACGGTGTGATGTTATAA
- a CDS encoding SidA/IucD/PvdA family monooxygenase encodes MRENNIQPTYDLIGVGFGPAGIALAAVMADDEEETGQHQMDRLFFEKAADSSWQPNMLLSGTDIQHHFLRDFATPRNPRSRFTFPNYLVEKNRLFAFGHLGGVAGRIEWSDYVNWCAQQLTEHVRYRHEVLEVEPVVSASAVQYLNVWVRELETGRTQMFQTRDMAVNVGRIPHIPDLYRAYLGENVFHSHQFLQRLSAHHSRDDHTFVVVGSGQNAIEVILSLRDRYPTASIYSINRNVGFQLMDTGHFSNEVFFPEFTDYFYHLSQENRDKLFEKMKYTNYSVVDYDVSRDLYWKVYEDRVQGRNRLHITRCTQVVDIKREDSRYHLTLEDIYTQQTRTVSADTIILCTGFKEPKMPAILNPLEEYLLKDEAGCLKITRDYRIQTTAAFKSRLFINGLTERTHGISDSTSFSMMALKAQRIYETLKESCHKEVVQGAGK; translated from the coding sequence ATGCGAGAAAATAATATCCAACCTACTTATGATCTGATCGGTGTCGGTTTTGGTCCGGCGGGAATCGCTTTGGCTGCCGTCATGGCGGACGACGAGGAGGAAACAGGGCAGCATCAAATGGACCGATTATTTTTTGAAAAAGCAGCCGATTCTTCCTGGCAACCGAATATGCTCCTATCCGGTACCGACATTCAACATCATTTTTTACGTGATTTTGCCACGCCGCGTAATCCCCGCAGCCGTTTCACTTTCCCTAATTACCTGGTGGAGAAAAACCGTTTGTTCGCTTTTGGACACTTAGGGGGTGTGGCGGGACGGATCGAATGGTCCGACTATGTCAATTGGTGTGCACAACAGTTAACCGAGCATGTTCGTTATCGTCATGAAGTATTGGAAGTGGAGCCGGTCGTATCGGCATCTGCCGTTCAGTATTTAAACGTATGGGTTCGAGAGTTGGAGACCGGACGAACACAGATGTTTCAGACGCGGGATATGGCTGTTAATGTGGGACGCATCCCTCATATTCCGGACCTGTATCGAGCTTATCTGGGAGAGAATGTATTTCATTCGCATCAATTTCTTCAACGGTTGTCCGCTCATCATTCTCGGGATGACCATACGTTTGTTGTTGTTGGCTCGGGTCAAAATGCCATTGAGGTCATCTTAAGTTTGAGGGATCGTTATCCGACCGCTTCCATTTATTCGATTAATCGAAACGTCGGCTTTCAGCTGATGGATACGGGTCATTTTAGTAATGAAGTCTTTTTCCCCGAATTTACCGATTATTTTTATCACTTGAGCCAAGAGAACAGAGATAAGTTGTTTGAAAAGATGAAGTATACCAACTATTCGGTGGTGGATTATGACGTAAGCCGGGATCTTTACTGGAAGGTATATGAAGATCGTGTACAGGGAAGGAACCGGCTTCATATTACTCGATGTACACAAGTGGTGGATATAAAGCGGGAAGACAGTCGTTATCACCTGACGTTGGAAGATATATATACGCAACAAACACGCACCGTTTCCGCAGACACGATCATTTTATGTACAGGGTTTAAGGAGCCAAAGATGCCTGCAATCCTAAACCCTTTAGAAGAATATCTGTTGAAGGATGAGGCGGGGTGCCTAAAGATCACGCGTGATTACCGCATTCAAACGACGGCAGCGTTCAAATCCAGATTATTTATTAACGGGCTGACGGAACGAACCCATGGGATCAGTGACTCTACCTCCTTTAGTATGATGGCCCTGAAAGCACAGCGGATTTACGAGACGTTAAAAGAATCCTGTCATAAAGAAGTGGTACAGGGGGCGGGAAAATGA
- a CDS encoding branched-chain amino acid ABC transporter substrate-binding protein, with product MKTVKLGIAGAFSGTRTAHTPQLKWGALLAVRHWELRKGTSIRVYFGDEQADGRLAPKVARDLTAEKVDGVVGHFSSECAIAAAPIYQEAGIPLMVPAATHPDLSKWPHVFRLCAQDEQLARLMAKWVSDRFSSSRVILVDDGSLYGRRLMDYVDIFLDQQSLGPLTRVTWSHQMDPSEKKLITRKWEKRYQAVLFGGRSHVAGDLADTFTSQGSHLPLLFGDDALNPQFLQQIERDCGVVWVMGFLPPKYSRKTAPFIDDYQRINHDNPGYYAAATYAATEILLQAVEKRKKGEEGLLQLISANKWDSLLGEVVFDEQGDWEECSLGVWEVKKGGFHLLERCVIPLEI from the coding sequence GTGAAAACGGTGAAACTGGGTATTGCAGGTGCGTTTTCCGGAACGCGTACGGCGCACACGCCGCAATTGAAGTGGGGAGCTTTGCTGGCAGTTCGCCACTGGGAGCTTCGAAAGGGGACAAGCATTCGCGTTTATTTCGGAGACGAACAAGCAGATGGACGGTTGGCCCCTAAAGTGGCTCGTGATTTGACAGCTGAGAAGGTGGACGGTGTGGTAGGACATTTCAGCAGTGAATGTGCGATCGCGGCGGCTCCGATTTATCAGGAGGCGGGAATTCCCTTGATGGTTCCCGCCGCTACTCATCCTGATTTGAGCAAATGGCCCCACGTCTTTCGATTGTGCGCTCAAGATGAACAATTGGCTCGGTTAATGGCAAAGTGGGTTTCGGATCGTTTCTCCTCAAGCCGTGTGATATTGGTGGATGATGGTAGTCTCTATGGGCGACGACTGATGGATTATGTCGATATTTTTCTCGATCAACAAAGCTTGGGGCCGCTTACTCGGGTGACGTGGTCCCATCAAATGGATCCTTCGGAAAAGAAGTTAATCACAAGAAAATGGGAGAAGCGTTATCAAGCGGTCTTGTTTGGGGGGCGGAGTCATGTGGCGGGAGATTTGGCTGATACCTTTACCAGCCAAGGAAGTCATCTTCCGCTTCTCTTTGGGGATGATGCGTTAAACCCGCAGTTTCTTCAACAGATAGAAAGAGATTGCGGTGTCGTATGGGTTATGGGTTTTCTGCCGCCAAAGTATAGCCGCAAAACGGCCCCATTTATCGACGACTATCAACGGATCAATCATGACAATCCAGGTTACTATGCGGCGGCTACCTACGCAGCAACAGAGATTCTGTTACAGGCAGTGGAAAAAAGAAAGAAGGGGGAGGAGGGGCTGCTGCAGCTAATCTCCGCCAACAAATGGGACAGTTTATTGGGTGAGGTGGTATTTGACGAACAGGGAGACTGGGAGGAGTGCTCTCTTGGAGTGTGGGAAGTAAAAAAAGGCGGATTTCATTTATTGGAACGGTGTGTGATTCCACTTGAAATCTGA
- a CDS encoding SIS domain-containing protein, translating into METRHTHPYWMYEEIQSQPSYVRSLLDDMQNDPLLDRVTQVLLLSKRVFFTGCGTSYYTAKAGSFFAHHVFQEKNRIQSVPAFELLHHWKWNKKDAVVLFTHSGETHLALELLEKAKKDGVPVIVITGLSSGSAAKKADYVLFTGYEQEKSFAHTISYTLGATMALLFVHRLAEKQASPVEIERIDSLPDMIEAALQAEASIQETAKRFDGTRRWIVAGSGPGIALAEEIALKAVETCHIPALGLDFEQVFHGYLPMCDSDSLLIVTAVPGNARDRLDELLRAAEKIHLPVLLSSSSPSEKQPVIPVADCPEIFVPIVYVVSFHLFVYFVSVFKGLNPDWIRRDQPSYLAARKEYR; encoded by the coding sequence GTGGAGACCCGTCATACACACCCGTATTGGATGTACGAAGAGATCCAATCGCAGCCTTCGTATGTCCGTTCCTTGTTGGACGATATGCAGAACGACCCGCTCCTGGATAGGGTTACGCAAGTGCTTCTTTTATCCAAAAGGGTGTTTTTTACCGGATGCGGCACTTCTTACTATACAGCGAAAGCGGGTAGTTTTTTCGCACATCATGTATTTCAGGAAAAGAACCGGATACAATCCGTTCCCGCATTTGAACTGTTGCATCACTGGAAATGGAACAAAAAGGATGCCGTTGTTCTTTTCACCCATTCCGGTGAAACTCATCTCGCTTTAGAACTGTTAGAGAAAGCTAAAAAAGACGGGGTTCCGGTAATCGTGATTACCGGACTTTCTTCCGGATCCGCCGCTAAAAAAGCCGACTATGTCTTGTTTACCGGGTACGAACAGGAAAAGTCCTTCGCTCACACGATCAGTTATACGTTGGGGGCAACCATGGCTTTGCTGTTCGTTCACCGATTGGCCGAAAAGCAGGCCAGCCCTGTAGAGATAGAAAGGATTGATTCATTGCCGGATATGATTGAAGCTGCATTACAGGCAGAAGCATCGATTCAGGAAACCGCGAAGCGGTTTGATGGCACCCGGCGATGGATTGTAGCCGGTTCCGGACCCGGTATCGCTTTGGCGGAGGAAATTGCATTAAAAGCGGTGGAAACCTGTCATATTCCGGCGCTCGGGCTGGATTTTGAACAAGTCTTTCACGGTTATTTACCCATGTGCGATTCGGACTCGTTGTTAATCGTGACCGCTGTTCCTGGAAATGCCCGGGATCGTTTGGACGAACTGCTGCGGGCAGCAGAAAAAATCCACCTGCCTGTTTTGCTTTCTTCGTCATCTCCTTCGGAAAAACAGCCGGTGATTCCGGTAGCGGATTGCCCTGAAATCTTCGTACCGATTGTTTATGTGGTTTCGTTTCATTTGTTTGTATACTTTGTATCTGTTTTCAAAGGGCTCAACCCTGACTGGATCCGCCGCGATCAACCGTCTTATCTGGCGGCCCGAAAAGAATATCGATAA
- a CDS encoding class I tRNA ligase family protein produces MGSTQRYLVTAAPPTPNGDLHIGHLAGPFLGADVFSRFRRLEGHDVLYLSYTDDYQEYVQRTALENGETAQSTADRFTRSMQKTLRLSEMHPDHFFIPRSGETHREVMQSFFQDLYRQGSIKIETVATYYCEHCRFHCYEGLVRGHCHYCGDPSDATYCESCGFPQEPGKLKDAHCTQCGQTLAIRYEKRAFFRLADWKRELESYYSKKRSWRPRLQQLCKQLLNTVEKVPVSRLFPLGIPVPLEEMEEQVLDTWYGGAAGYISATRDWAEAMGKPERWKAFWESEDTKWVGFLGFDCGFSHGLLYPAMLKAQDRYMLPHTMITNEFYRLDNRKISTSRRHAIWGEDIFTKMDPSAVRFYLCLTAPEQEQTNFSTVQFRDLVNKTLVEKWNPWLLSLLRQSAKLGTVDLSLSRNRVIHPHSLRLQEYTLYVIKTVSRYLSEDTFSLREAAREITLYATEAISHYHHICKSYTNRLSDLATNLEAARTLSVIAAPFMPGFSRSLRDALGEEPNTRDFLWRDLFKDRVLLTPQVPRDPFFSKVDEKQLTQLYTKTPGGAKVG; encoded by the coding sequence ATGGGATCCACACAACGATATCTGGTCACAGCAGCTCCACCGACGCCCAACGGTGATCTGCATATTGGCCATTTGGCTGGCCCGTTTCTGGGTGCGGATGTTTTTTCCCGGTTTAGACGCCTGGAAGGCCATGATGTACTCTACCTCTCCTATACCGACGATTATCAGGAATACGTACAGAGAACCGCTTTGGAGAATGGAGAGACAGCGCAATCGACAGCCGATCGCTTTACTCGCTCCATGCAGAAGACGCTACGCTTAAGTGAGATGCATCCCGATCATTTTTTTATCCCCAGGTCAGGTGAAACCCATCGTGAGGTGATGCAATCTTTCTTTCAAGATCTTTACCGGCAAGGAAGTATTAAAATTGAAACAGTAGCAACATATTATTGTGAACATTGCCGATTCCATTGTTATGAGGGGTTGGTTCGCGGCCATTGCCACTATTGTGGAGACCCCTCTGACGCGACCTATTGTGAAAGTTGCGGCTTTCCCCAGGAGCCAGGCAAATTAAAGGATGCCCACTGTACACAATGCGGACAAACCCTCGCCATTCGATACGAAAAACGCGCCTTTTTTCGACTTGCGGATTGGAAAAGGGAGTTGGAATCGTATTATTCCAAAAAGAGAAGCTGGCGGCCACGTCTTCAACAATTATGCAAGCAGTTGTTAAACACCGTGGAAAAGGTTCCGGTCAGCCGTTTGTTTCCATTGGGAATTCCGGTTCCCCTCGAAGAAATGGAGGAGCAGGTGTTAGACACCTGGTATGGAGGGGCCGCTGGATATATCAGTGCCACCCGCGATTGGGCCGAAGCCATGGGAAAGCCGGAGCGATGGAAAGCATTTTGGGAATCGGAGGATACAAAGTGGGTAGGCTTCCTTGGCTTTGATTGCGGCTTTTCTCACGGGTTGCTCTATCCTGCTATGTTAAAAGCCCAGGATCGATATATGCTCCCCCACACGATGATCACGAATGAATTTTATCGTTTGGATAATCGGAAAATTTCCACCAGTCGTCGTCACGCCATTTGGGGAGAAGATATTTTCACGAAAATGGACCCCAGCGCCGTTCGTTTTTATCTATGTCTAACGGCCCCTGAACAGGAGCAGACCAATTTCAGTACCGTACAGTTTCGGGACTTGGTTAATAAAACCTTGGTGGAGAAGTGGAATCCATGGTTGTTAAGCCTTCTCAGACAGTCTGCCAAACTGGGGACGGTCGATCTCAGTCTGTCAAGGAATCGTGTTATTCACCCTCATTCCTTACGTTTACAGGAATACACCCTGTATGTCATAAAGACGGTTTCCCGCTATTTGAGTGAAGATACGTTCTCCTTACGAGAAGCTGCACGTGAAATAACCCTCTATGCCACAGAAGCCATTTCACATTACCACCATATCTGCAAATCTTACACCAATCGTCTTTCCGATTTGGCAACCAACCTGGAAGCTGCCAGAACATTGTCGGTAATCGCTGCTCCGTTCATGCCCGGCTTTTCCCGATCTCTTCGTGACGCTCTGGGAGAAGAACCAAACACCCGCGATTTCTTGTGGCGGGACTTGTTTAAGGATCGGGTATTGTTGACCCCTCAGGTTCCCCGGGATCCCTTTTTCTCCAAGGTGGATGAGAAACAGTTGACACAGCTGTATACCAAAACACCAGGTGGTGCGAAAGTGGGGTGA